The following proteins are co-located in the Salvelinus sp. IW2-2015 linkage group LG36, ASM291031v2, whole genome shotgun sequence genome:
- the LOC111959865 gene encoding uncharacterized protein, which yields MGKDRGPMSVTLLWILVWISAYGQGFSAEVLSKNIFFLAESREKVTVPVSPVVLQGTEHQYQWIWTSHNGRHSNTTIANIISSTWESVSNTLGFSKGRGYDLSMTANFGNAGEFVFMQTKPSSVTVMRFQVFAFKVTPYDWPSFRLGSDVSFSCELSSLPEGTTLQWEREGDPTSNTTLFYNNTVHMVIHSVDQSSKGRCNCALRQNGTLLYGVYNTLNVQRSTFNMPVTLFRESSNSSEVEMMCRYSYGYRKASWTKASSXVEAPATLTSDNRLEIDRFSSPTFNQQDFPLRLSPVAFEDGGVFRCHFNNNLMSYVQLTTIQVSASRGPPGGQSVVLKCEVSEVNGDPVTLAWLRMEGRTGLVVKQDILTESQPNWTLSVTLPSLHKDQLDWQCVVFREDMLRXSVTLRLCDAGGRSGLPGLVLPSPLKGY from the exons ATGGGGAAGGACAGAGGCCCTATGAGTGTGACGTTGTTGTGGATCCTGGTATGGATATCAGCATACGGTCAAGGATTCTCAGCTGAAG TATTGTCAAAGAACATATTTTTCCTTGCCGAGTCCAGAGAAAAAGTCACTGTCCCAGTTTCCCCTGTGGTTCTACAAGGGACAGAGCACCAATACCAATGGATATGGACCTCACATAACGGCAGACACTCAAACACCACAATAGCCAATATAATTTCATCCACTTGGGAATCTGTATCGAACACATTGGGTTTTTCAAAAGGCAGAGGATATGATCTTTCCATGACGGCAAACTTTGGAAATGCTGGAGAGTTTGTGTTCATGCAAACCAAACCATCTTCAGTTACTGTGATGAGGTTTCAGGTGTTTGCTTTCAAAG TTACACCTTATGATTGGCCTTCATTTCGTCTGGGTTCTGATGTGAGTTTTAGTTGTGAGCTGTCCAGCCTACCAGAAGGGACCACACTTCAgtgggaaagagaaggagatccCACTTCTAACACCACGTTGTTCTACAACAACACTGTCCACATGGTCATCCATAGTGTTGATCAGAGCAGTAAGGGGAGATGCAACTGTGCTCTCAGACAGAATGGAACACTGTTATATGGAGTTTATAATACCTTGAATGTTCAGAGAA GCACATTCAACATGCCAGTAACTTTGTTCAGAGAGAGCAGCAACAGCAGTGAGGTGGAGATGATGTGCAGGTATTCATACGGGTACAGAAAAGCCTCCTGGACCAAGGCCTCATCTCRAGTGGAAGCACCTGCGACTCTGACATCAGATAATAGACTAGAAATTGACCGGTTCTCATCTCCCACGTTCAACCAGCAAGATTTCCCCCTYAGACTTTCACCAGTGGCATTTGAGGATGGAGGAGTGTTCAGATGTCATTTTAATAACAACCTTATGTCTTATGTTCAACTCACAACCATTCAAG TCTCTGCATCTAGAGGGCCCCCTGGTGGCCAGTCGGTGGTGCTGAAGTGTGAGGTGTCGGAGGTGAACGGTGACCCTGTGACCCTGGCCTGGctgaggatggaggggaggacgGGGCTAGTGGTCAAACAGGACATCCTTACAGAGAGTCAACCCAACTGGACACTCAGTGTGACCCTGCCCAGCCTCCATAAGGACCAGCTGGACTGGCAGTGTGTGGTGTTCAGAGAGGACATGCTCAGAGRGAGTGTTACCCTCAGACTCTGTGATGCTGGTGGAAGATCTGGGTTACCAGGCCTAGTGTTACCATCACCTCTGAAAGGTTACTAA